In one Kitasatospora cineracea genomic region, the following are encoded:
- a CDS encoding DNA polymerase III subunit delta', giving the protein MSVWDDLVGQDRVVEQLQAAARAARASVLAGRGGAAAGNASLMTHAWLFTGPPGAGQVTAARAFAAALQCTSPDLELGGVPGCGFCDGCHTVLSGSHADVKQVRTDGLSIGVGDMRDLVLRAASYPTGGRWSVILVDAAHRLTEAAANALLKGVEEPSPRTVWLLCAPSVQDVLPTIRSRCRLLVLRTPAAEAVADMLVRRDGVEPAAARIAALAGQGDIDRARRLAVDEQARSRRAEVLRIPLEVSDLGGCLAAAQRLVDTAKADAEALAETQDARETEDLRAAYGAAEGSRAPRGMAGAVKELEKRQKSRATRTRRETLNVALGDLLGFYRDVLALQFGAGGELANEDQRPALQRVAGAGAAENTLRRIEAVLACRRALDRNVDPLLAVEAMTVALRAG; this is encoded by the coding sequence GTGAGTGTGTGGGACGACCTGGTCGGGCAGGACCGGGTGGTCGAGCAGTTGCAGGCGGCCGCTCGGGCGGCCCGGGCGAGCGTGCTGGCGGGCCGCGGCGGGGCCGCGGCGGGCAACGCCTCGTTGATGACGCACGCCTGGCTGTTCACCGGCCCGCCGGGCGCCGGGCAGGTGACGGCGGCGCGGGCGTTCGCGGCGGCGCTGCAGTGCACCAGCCCGGACCTGGAGCTGGGCGGGGTGCCGGGCTGCGGGTTCTGCGACGGGTGCCACACGGTGCTGTCGGGCAGCCACGCGGACGTGAAGCAGGTCCGGACGGACGGTCTGTCGATCGGCGTCGGCGACATGCGCGACCTGGTGCTGCGGGCGGCGAGCTACCCGACCGGCGGCCGCTGGTCGGTGATCCTGGTGGACGCCGCGCACCGGCTGACCGAGGCGGCCGCGAACGCGCTGCTGAAGGGCGTCGAGGAGCCCTCGCCGCGGACGGTGTGGCTGCTGTGCGCGCCGTCCGTGCAGGACGTGCTGCCGACGATCCGCTCGCGCTGCCGGCTGCTGGTGCTGCGGACGCCCGCCGCGGAGGCGGTCGCCGACATGCTGGTGCGGCGGGACGGCGTGGAGCCGGCGGCGGCCCGGATCGCGGCGCTGGCCGGGCAGGGCGACATCGACCGGGCGCGGCGGCTCGCGGTGGACGAGCAGGCCCGTTCACGGCGGGCCGAGGTGCTGCGGATCCCGCTGGAGGTGTCCGACCTGGGCGGCTGCCTGGCGGCCGCGCAGCGGCTGGTGGACACCGCGAAGGCGGACGCCGAGGCGCTGGCCGAGACCCAGGACGCCCGGGAGACCGAGGACCTGCGGGCCGCGTACGGCGCGGCGGAGGGCAGCCGGGCGCCGCGCGGCATGGCCGGGGCGGTGAAGGAGCTGGAGAAGCGGCAGAAGAGCCGGGCCACCCGGACCCGACGCGAGACGCTGAACGTGGCGCTGGGCGACCTGCTGGGCTTCTACCGGGACGTGCTGGCCCTGCAGTTCGGCGCGGGCGGCGAACTGGCGAACGAGGACCAGCGGCCGGCCCTGCAGCGGGTCGCGGGGGCGGGCGCGGCGGAGAACACGCTGCGCCGGATCGAGGCGGTGCTGGCCTGCCGCCGCGCGCTGGACCGGAACGTGGACCCGCTGCTGGCGGTGGAGGCGATGACGGTGGCGCTGCGGGCGGGCTGA
- a CDS encoding NAD(P)H-binding protein translates to MIVVTGATGNVGRPLVSLLVAAGEQVTAVSRQVPDGGFPEGVAHLAADLADFSSLLPALEGADALFLLLAGDLNGPGAPAAELLEQVKAAGVERVVMLSSQINGTRPEAASHFRLREFEAALRNSGLAYTVLQAGGFASNTYAWAEGVRGQRTVHAPFADVALPVVDPADLAAVAAVALREDGHREQVYVLTGPEAITPRQQAAVLGEVVGAEVAFVELTREQARAHLARFVPAEVLDGTLDILGSPLPAEQRVSPDVERVLGRPARSYADWARAAAPAFR, encoded by the coding sequence ATGATCGTTGTTACTGGAGCCACCGGGAACGTCGGCCGTCCGCTGGTCTCGCTGCTCGTCGCGGCGGGCGAGCAGGTCACCGCGGTCTCCCGGCAGGTGCCGGACGGGGGCTTCCCGGAGGGGGTCGCGCACCTGGCCGCGGACCTGGCCGACTTCTCGAGCCTGCTGCCCGCGCTGGAGGGGGCGGACGCGCTGTTCCTGCTGCTGGCCGGGGACCTGAACGGTCCCGGGGCGCCGGCCGCGGAGCTGCTGGAGCAGGTGAAGGCGGCGGGTGTCGAGCGGGTGGTGATGCTGTCCTCGCAGATCAACGGGACCCGGCCGGAGGCGGCCTCGCACTTCCGGCTGCGCGAGTTCGAGGCGGCGCTGCGCAACAGCGGGCTGGCGTACACCGTGCTGCAGGCCGGCGGGTTCGCGTCCAACACGTACGCCTGGGCGGAGGGCGTCCGCGGGCAGCGCACCGTGCACGCCCCGTTCGCGGACGTGGCGCTGCCGGTGGTGGACCCGGCGGACCTGGCGGCGGTGGCGGCCGTCGCGCTGCGGGAGGACGGGCACCGGGAGCAGGTGTACGTGCTGACCGGCCCCGAGGCGATCACGCCCCGGCAGCAGGCGGCGGTGCTGGGCGAGGTGGTCGGTGCGGAGGTCGCGTTCGTCGAGCTGACCCGGGAGCAGGCCCGCGCGCACCTGGCGCGCTTCGTGCCCGCGGAGGTGCTCGACGGCACCCTCGACATCCTCGGTTCGCCGCTGCCCGCGGAGCAGCGGGTCAGCCCGGACGTGGAGCGGGTGCTCGGGCGTCCGGCGCGCAGCTACGCGGACTGGGCGCGGGCCGCCGCCCCCGCGTTCCGGTGA
- the leuE gene encoding leucine efflux protein LeuE, whose product MLGVHDLATYVLGALAIVLLPGPNSLYVLSVAARKGIRTGYRAACGVFLGDLVLISLTALGAASLLRANPAVFAVVRFGGAAYLLWIGYGMLRAARQMWRERALAAGPAEDAVVEDGERPFRRALMISLFNPKAILFLLSFFTQFVDPSYRTPALSFALLGGILQAFSFLYLSLLIFTGTTLANAFRRRKRLSAGLTSTVAVLFAGFAAKLAVASA is encoded by the coding sequence GTGCTCGGAGTCCACGACCTGGCCACCTACGTCCTCGGTGCCCTGGCCATCGTCCTGCTGCCCGGACCCAACTCCCTCTACGTGCTCTCCGTCGCCGCCCGCAAGGGCATCCGCACCGGCTACCGGGCGGCCTGCGGCGTCTTCCTCGGCGACCTCGTCCTGATCAGCCTCACCGCCCTCGGCGCGGCCTCCCTGCTCCGGGCCAACCCCGCGGTCTTCGCGGTGGTCAGGTTCGGCGGCGCCGCCTACCTGCTCTGGATCGGCTACGGCATGCTGCGGGCCGCCCGCCAGATGTGGCGCGAGCGGGCCCTCGCCGCGGGCCCCGCCGAGGACGCGGTCGTCGAGGACGGCGAGCGGCCGTTCCGCCGGGCGCTGATGATCAGCCTGTTCAACCCCAAGGCGATCCTCTTCCTGCTCTCCTTCTTCACCCAGTTCGTCGACCCCTCCTACCGGACCCCCGCCCTCTCCTTCGCCCTCCTCGGCGGGATCCTCCAGGCGTTCTCCTTCCTCTACCTCTCCCTGCTGATCTTCACCGGCACCACGCTCGCCAACGCCTTCCGCCGCCGCAAGCGCCTCTCCGCCGGCCTCACCTCCACCGTCGCCGTCCTCTTCGCCGGCTTCGCCGCCAAGCTCGCCGTCGCCTCCGCCTGA
- a CDS encoding winged helix-turn-helix transcriptional regulator has translation MTNLPPGSPAGAQVCPITPVLDLVFSRWTTPILWTLTHLGRQRFVELSRNLGTVSAKVLTQRLRQLERDGLVIRTYHAEVPPRVDYEISELGRTLTPLFAALTDWSEHHLPAVEQARTTFDTTHP, from the coding sequence ATGACCAACCTCCCGCCCGGCAGCCCCGCCGGCGCCCAGGTCTGCCCGATCACCCCGGTGCTCGACCTCGTCTTCAGCCGCTGGACCACCCCCATCCTCTGGACCCTCACCCACCTCGGCCGCCAGCGCTTCGTCGAACTGAGCCGCAACCTCGGCACCGTCAGCGCCAAGGTCCTCACCCAGCGCCTCCGCCAACTCGAACGCGACGGCCTGGTCATCCGTACTTACCACGCCGAAGTCCCACCCCGCGTCGACTACGAGATCAGCGAACTCGGCCGCACCCTCACCCCCCTCTTCGCCGCCCTCACCGACTGGTCCGAACACCACCTCCCCGCCGTCGAACAGGCCCGCACCACCTTCGACACCACCCACCCCTGA
- the tmk gene encoding dTMP kinase, with protein sequence MTSEELPPTARTAAPGLPEVAPAGTPGERARALLRLRPYRKLWTTQLLGGAADRLTVLVLVPLTVAAAALGGQLGHGYRALPLAVAAVFAARLLATGLFGAVLLGPVHALVGGKLDRRWSLLGADLVRALLIGLAPWWTVWTPGSAIWLLLGTAFLAGAAERIWTIGKAAAVPGLLAVPEQPGPPSAAALDAVRTLDLRTGWAALPLAAGGLIVLTLLNNVLAAVGLGRLRAHQLAVAALGAAVLFVVNAALLYLQELPAGATAAPRSPLQGLRAPTDALPSPTTTPAGDASRRPSFGPSLKKGRTGSAPYFTFSIAAAYAAMAGVAALGLLTAGEHLAGPIGYGLLVLAAAGAPAVGIRLSRATLPGLSRRRLLALGLVTAGVALILAGLVLDFVLVLLFTVLAGLAAGVVIATGRGLLAQEIEEIRLGKVTEHLYAVLRAVVGAALVGMPLLAAAYGQVTLGEVGRGHFTFIHDGAALAVSTAGLLTLALAAVVLLKTDDQRGVVPFGRELAQAVRGQAEVAPHRAAGKGYFIALEGGDGAGKSTQAQALAEWIRAKGHEVVLTREPGGSPIGQRLRALVLDVGNTGLSHRAEALIYAADRAEHVENVIRPALERGAVVLTDRYMDSSIAYQGAGRDLAATEVARISRWATGGLVPDLTVVLDVDPTAARDRFTEALDRLESEPTEFHQRVRSGFLALAAADPARYLVVDGTQPAANVTTAIRHRLDRELPLSDQEKAAKAEQERKAREEAARRAAEAEAARKAAEEAERKRLELLEQLRAEQAEKDRLAAEEAARVEAEAARKAAEAARIAAEAEAARRAEEDAARRAEEAARAEAAAEAARKAAAEEAARAEFARQRELQREEQRRRAEEALQRAEAARRAAEAEAAAALAAEAPAAPAPAPAPTPVPAADETAVLPKVDETAVLPKVDADSESTRELPKPGAGKSGSGAKDAGSGSGPGKPAVDETAVLPKVGDAEETAVLPVADPARRVPEGLFRDEPDSAQTRELRPRPEWAEETPLDDLPSLTDSLLGSREEWARWEAAEPEAGPEEEQQQSKKGGWRRRKD encoded by the coding sequence ATGACGAGCGAGGAGCTGCCCCCCACCGCGCGCACCGCCGCCCCCGGCCTCCCGGAGGTCGCCCCCGCCGGGACACCCGGCGAACGGGCCCGTGCGCTGCTGAGGCTGCGGCCCTACCGGAAACTGTGGACCACCCAGCTGCTCGGCGGTGCCGCCGACCGGCTGACCGTCCTGGTGCTGGTGCCGCTCACCGTGGCGGCCGCCGCCCTCGGCGGCCAGCTCGGGCACGGCTACCGGGCGCTCCCGCTGGCCGTCGCCGCGGTGTTCGCGGCCCGGCTGCTGGCCACCGGCCTGTTCGGCGCCGTGCTGCTCGGCCCCGTGCACGCCCTGGTCGGCGGCAAGCTCGACCGGCGCTGGAGCCTGCTCGGCGCCGACCTGGTCCGCGCCCTGCTGATCGGACTCGCCCCCTGGTGGACCGTCTGGACGCCCGGCTCGGCGATCTGGCTGCTGCTCGGCACCGCCTTCCTGGCCGGCGCCGCCGAACGGATCTGGACGATCGGCAAGGCCGCGGCCGTTCCCGGCCTGCTGGCCGTCCCCGAACAGCCCGGACCGCCGTCCGCCGCCGCGCTGGACGCCGTCCGCACCCTCGACCTGCGCACCGGCTGGGCCGCGCTGCCGCTGGCCGCCGGCGGGCTGATCGTCCTCACCCTGCTCAACAACGTGCTCGCCGCGGTCGGCCTGGGCCGGCTGCGGGCGCACCAGCTCGCCGTCGCCGCGCTCGGCGCCGCCGTGCTGTTCGTCGTCAACGCCGCGCTGCTGTACCTCCAGGAGCTGCCGGCCGGGGCCACCGCCGCGCCGCGCTCCCCGCTGCAGGGCCTGCGCGCGCCGACCGACGCCCTCCCGTCGCCCACCACCACCCCTGCCGGAGACGCTTCGCGTCGCCCCTCCTTCGGCCCGTCGCTGAAGAAGGGCCGCACTGGCTCCGCCCCGTACTTCACCTTCTCGATCGCCGCCGCGTACGCCGCGATGGCCGGCGTCGCCGCGCTCGGCCTGCTCACCGCGGGCGAGCACCTGGCCGGGCCGATCGGCTACGGCCTGCTGGTGCTGGCCGCGGCCGGCGCCCCCGCGGTCGGTATCCGGCTCAGCCGGGCGACCCTGCCCGGACTGTCCCGCCGCCGGCTGCTCGCGCTCGGCCTGGTCACCGCCGGGGTGGCGCTGATCCTGGCCGGGCTGGTCCTCGACTTCGTGCTGGTGCTGCTGTTCACCGTGCTGGCCGGACTGGCCGCCGGCGTGGTCATCGCCACCGGGCGCGGGCTGCTCGCCCAGGAGATCGAGGAGATCCGGCTCGGCAAGGTCACCGAGCACCTGTACGCCGTGCTGCGGGCCGTGGTCGGCGCCGCGCTGGTCGGCATGCCGCTGCTGGCCGCCGCGTACGGGCAGGTCACCCTCGGCGAGGTCGGCCGCGGCCACTTCACCTTCATCCACGACGGTGCGGCGCTCGCCGTCTCCACCGCCGGGCTGCTCACCCTGGCGCTGGCCGCCGTCGTGCTGCTCAAGACCGACGACCAGCGCGGCGTCGTCCCGTTCGGCCGCGAGCTGGCCCAGGCCGTCCGCGGGCAGGCCGAGGTCGCCCCGCACCGGGCCGCCGGGAAGGGCTACTTCATCGCCCTGGAGGGCGGCGACGGGGCCGGCAAGTCCACCCAGGCGCAGGCGCTGGCCGAGTGGATCCGGGCCAAGGGCCACGAGGTCGTCCTCACCCGCGAGCCCGGCGGCTCCCCGATCGGGCAGCGGCTGCGCGCCCTCGTCCTGGACGTCGGCAACACCGGCCTGTCGCACCGCGCCGAGGCGCTGATCTACGCCGCCGACCGGGCCGAGCACGTCGAGAACGTCATCCGCCCGGCGCTGGAGCGCGGCGCGGTCGTCCTCACCGACCGGTACATGGACTCCTCCATCGCCTACCAGGGCGCCGGCCGCGACCTGGCCGCCACCGAGGTCGCCCGGATCTCCCGCTGGGCCACCGGCGGGCTGGTGCCCGACCTGACCGTCGTCCTGGACGTCGACCCGACCGCCGCCCGGGACCGCTTCACCGAGGCGCTAGACCGGCTGGAGTCCGAGCCCACCGAGTTCCACCAGCGGGTCCGCTCCGGCTTCCTGGCGCTCGCCGCCGCCGACCCGGCCCGCTACCTGGTCGTCGACGGCACCCAGCCCGCCGCCAACGTCACCACCGCGATCCGGCACCGGCTCGACCGCGAACTGCCGCTCTCCGACCAGGAGAAGGCCGCCAAGGCCGAGCAGGAGCGCAAGGCCCGCGAGGAGGCCGCCCGGCGGGCCGCCGAGGCAGAGGCCGCCCGCAAGGCCGCCGAGGAGGCCGAGCGCAAGCGCCTCGAACTGCTGGAGCAGCTGCGCGCCGAGCAGGCCGAGAAGGACCGGCTCGCGGCCGAGGAAGCCGCCCGGGTCGAGGCCGAGGCCGCCCGCAAGGCCGCCGAAGCCGCCCGGATCGCCGCCGAGGCGGAGGCCGCCCGGCGCGCCGAGGAGGACGCCGCGCGGCGGGCCGAGGAGGCGGCGCGGGCCGAGGCGGCGGCGGAGGCCGCGCGCAAGGCCGCCGCGGAGGAGGCCGCCCGGGCCGAGTTCGCCCGGCAGCGCGAGCTGCAGCGGGAGGAGCAGCGGCGGCGCGCCGAGGAGGCGCTGCAGCGGGCGGAGGCCGCGCGGCGGGCCGCCGAGGCGGAAGCGGCCGCGGCGCTGGCAGCGGAGGCTCCGGCTGCTCCGGCTCCGGCTCCGGCTCCGACTCCGGTTCCGGCTGCGGATGAGACTGCGGTGCTGCCGAAGGTGGACGAGACGGCGGTGCTGCCGAAGGTCGACGCCGACTCGGAGAGCACCCGGGAGCTGCCCAAGCCCGGGGCGGGGAAGTCGGGTTCGGGGGCGAAGGACGCTGGTTCTGGTTCTGGCCCGGGGAAGCCGGCGGTGGACGAGACCGCGGTGCTGCCGAAGGTCGGGGACGCCGAGGAGACGGCGGTGCTGCCGGTGGCGGACCCCGCCCGGCGGGTGCCCGAGGGGCTGTTCCGGGACGAGCCCGACTCGGCGCAGACCCGGGAGCTGCGGCCCCGGCCGGAGTGGGCGGAGGAGACCCCGCTCGACGACCTGCCCAGCCTGACGGACAGTCTGCTCGGCTCCCGCGAGGAGTGGGCGCGCTGGGAGGCGGCGGAGCCCGAGGCCGGGCCGGAGGAGGAGCAGCAGCAGTCCAAGAAGGGCGGCTGGCGGCGCCGCAAGGACTAG
- a CDS encoding SDR family oxidoreductase: MTDRPDLPLLVTGATGVLGREVLRHARATGRPVRALTRRTAPPADADTHWCTGDLTAGTGLDPAFTGADAVIHCASDPRHPKNDLPAFRHLLEAARRAGVRHVVNISIVGVDRIPLAYYRIKRQGEELLAASGLGWTNLRATQFPQLLDGMLRPLGRLPVLPMPSRTPVQPVDPAEVAARLVALALGDPVGHAPDLAGPETRPATDLAAAWLRARGSRRPVLPVHLPGRAGRLLREGALTSPGHADGTRTWDDYLAARH; encoded by the coding sequence ATGACCGACCGCCCCGACCTCCCCCTGCTGGTGACCGGCGCCACCGGCGTCCTCGGCCGCGAGGTACTGCGGCACGCCCGCGCCACCGGCCGCCCGGTCCGCGCCCTCACCCGGCGCACCGCCCCGCCCGCCGACGCCGACACCCACTGGTGCACCGGCGACCTCACCGCCGGCACCGGGCTCGACCCGGCGTTCACCGGCGCCGACGCGGTGATCCACTGCGCCAGCGACCCGCGGCACCCGAAGAACGACCTGCCCGCCTTCCGCCACCTGCTGGAGGCCGCCCGCCGGGCCGGCGTCCGGCACGTCGTCAACATCTCGATCGTCGGCGTCGACCGGATCCCGCTGGCCTACTACCGGATCAAGCGGCAGGGCGAGGAACTGCTCGCCGCGTCCGGCCTCGGCTGGACCAACCTGCGCGCCACCCAGTTCCCGCAACTGCTGGACGGCATGCTCCGCCCGCTCGGCCGGCTGCCCGTCCTGCCGATGCCCTCCCGCACCCCCGTGCAGCCCGTCGACCCCGCCGAGGTCGCCGCCCGCCTGGTCGCGCTCGCCCTCGGCGACCCGGTCGGCCACGCCCCCGACCTGGCCGGACCCGAGACCCGTCCGGCCACCGACCTCGCCGCCGCCTGGCTCCGCGCCCGCGGCAGCCGCCGCCCCGTCCTGCCCGTCCACCTGCCCGGCCGCGCCGGCCGCCTGCTGCGCGAGGGCGCCCTCACCTCACCCGGCCACGCCGACGGCACCCGCACCTGGGACGACTACCTGGCCGCCCGGCACTGA
- a CDS encoding superoxide dismutase has product MGAYTLPDLPYDYSALERAMSAEILELHHSKHHLAYVNGANSTLDQLAEARDKEQFGSLVGLQKTLAFHLSGHVLHSLFWENLSPDGGDRPEGALADAITEHLGGFDAFKQQLTAATVGVQGSGWGILSWEPLGKRLIVEQVYDHHGNVGQGTVPLLAFDAWEHAYYLQYRNVRPDYVTRLWDVVNWQDVSARYAATQA; this is encoded by the coding sequence ATGGGTGCCTACACGCTGCCTGACCTCCCGTACGACTACTCCGCCCTCGAGCGCGCGATGTCCGCCGAGATCCTCGAACTGCACCACTCCAAGCACCACCTGGCGTACGTCAACGGCGCCAACTCGACGCTCGACCAGCTCGCCGAGGCCCGCGACAAGGAGCAGTTCGGCTCGCTGGTCGGCCTGCAGAAGACCCTGGCCTTCCACCTCTCCGGCCACGTGCTGCACTCGCTGTTCTGGGAGAACCTCTCCCCCGACGGCGGCGACCGCCCCGAGGGCGCCCTCGCCGACGCCATCACCGAGCACCTCGGCGGCTTCGACGCCTTCAAGCAGCAGCTCACCGCCGCCACCGTCGGCGTCCAGGGCTCCGGCTGGGGCATCCTCTCCTGGGAGCCGCTCGGCAAGCGCCTGATCGTCGAGCAGGTCTACGACCACCACGGCAACGTCGGCCAGGGCACCGTCCCGCTGCTCGCCTTCGACGCCTGGGAGCACGCCTACTACCTGCAGTACAGGAACGTCCGCCCCGACTACGTCACCCGCCTCTGGGACGTCGTCAATTGGCAGGACGTCAGCGCCCGCTACGCCGCCACCCAGGCCTGA
- the sigJ gene encoding RNA polymerase sigma factor SigJ has product MNGERDDAAREFESHRARLFALAYRMLGSAAEAEDTVQDAYLRWHGAAPGQVAAPGPWLNKVVANLCLNRLTSARARREEYPGTWLPEPVATGALGPMERAEQREAVSFAVLTIMERLSPPERAAVVLRDAFAYSHREIAGVLDCTEAAARQLYHRGRKHLSDGAPPPGGVDAEQNAALLGRFLRAASDGALDQLEQLLTEQVVVWADGGGKVRAALRPVHGRTNTARFLAGLFERFTTGVRFEVAEANGTPVLLGWEGDALTSLGQVEAGPDGVTAVRILRNPDKLAHYADRHRALSQNG; this is encoded by the coding sequence ATGAACGGGGAACGGGACGACGCGGCGCGGGAGTTCGAGAGCCACCGGGCGCGGCTGTTCGCGCTGGCCTACCGGATGCTCGGCTCGGCCGCCGAGGCCGAGGACACCGTGCAGGACGCCTACCTGCGCTGGCACGGCGCCGCCCCCGGGCAGGTCGCGGCGCCCGGGCCGTGGCTCAACAAGGTGGTCGCCAACCTCTGCCTGAACCGGCTCACCTCGGCCCGGGCCCGCCGCGAGGAGTACCCGGGCACCTGGCTGCCGGAGCCGGTGGCCACCGGGGCGCTCGGCCCGATGGAACGGGCCGAGCAGCGCGAGGCCGTCTCCTTCGCCGTCCTCACCATTATGGAGCGCCTCTCCCCGCCCGAACGCGCCGCCGTCGTCCTGCGCGACGCCTTCGCCTACAGCCACCGGGAGATCGCCGGCGTCCTGGACTGCACCGAGGCCGCCGCCCGCCAGCTCTACCACCGCGGCCGCAAGCACCTCTCCGACGGCGCCCCGCCGCCCGGCGGCGTCGACGCCGAGCAGAACGCCGCCCTGCTCGGCCGCTTCCTGCGGGCCGCCTCGGACGGCGCCCTCGACCAGCTCGAACAGCTCCTCACCGAACAGGTCGTGGTCTGGGCGGACGGCGGCGGCAAGGTCCGCGCCGCACTCCGGCCGGTGCACGGCCGCACCAACACCGCCCGCTTCCTGGCCGGCCTGTTCGAACGGTTCACCACCGGCGTCCGGTTCGAGGTCGCCGAGGCCAACGGCACCCCCGTCCTGCTCGGCTGGGAGGGCGACGCGCTCACCTCGCTCGGCCAGGTCGAGGCCGGCCCCGACGGCGTCACCGCCGTCCGGATCCTGCGCAACCCGGACAAACTCGCCCACTACGCGGACCGGCACCGCGCGCTGTCACAGAACGGCTGA
- a CDS encoding alpha/beta hydrolase, translating to MRVARTRRPAVAAAVLAAAVSLLAGCTSGHPTPSGAAGSSTDSVASGAPASGAQTAGATPLEPLPAEVSVALAPYYAQQLSWKSCDSGFECTTFKVPLDYAHPGDGHDVQLSAVRKPAGGTGHRIGSLLLNPGGPGGSAIDYTERIAGRYDAGVRSSFDLVGFDPRGVGRSAPITCLTGPRMDAYTATDLTPDDPGETDALVAADKEFAAGCRAQAGDLLGHVSTVEAARDMDVLRGLVGDRKLNYVGKSYGTFLGATYAGLFPGKVGKVVLDGAMDPSLDAATGNLTQAGGFETAWTAFAEDCAKRDDCPVGRSAEEAGKKLDALFAQLDANPLPTEQNRPLTEAQALTGVAEAMYAESLWPYLREGLTTALAGDGSALLKLADSYYGRGSDGSYENLMYANMAVNCLDLPAPFADPAAVTAALPAFEKAAPHFGRDMAWMALGCGYWPDKATGAPHTVRAAGSDPIVVVGTTRDPATPYAWAKSLAGQLEAGRLLTYEGDGHTAYQRQNTCIDDAINGYLLGGEAPANGKVCKD from the coding sequence ATGAGAGTCGCCCGGACCCGCCGGCCGGCCGTCGCCGCCGCCGTGCTGGCCGCCGCAGTGTCGCTGCTGGCGGGCTGCACCTCCGGGCATCCGACCCCGTCCGGCGCCGCGGGCAGTTCGACGGACAGTGTGGCGTCCGGGGCTCCCGCGTCCGGCGCCCAGACCGCCGGGGCGACCCCGCTGGAGCCGCTGCCGGCCGAGGTGTCGGTGGCCCTGGCCCCGTACTACGCACAGCAGTTGAGCTGGAAGTCGTGCGACTCCGGGTTCGAGTGCACCACCTTCAAGGTGCCGCTGGACTACGCGCACCCCGGCGACGGGCACGACGTGCAGCTGTCCGCGGTCCGCAAGCCGGCCGGCGGCACCGGGCACCGGATCGGTTCGCTGCTGCTCAACCCGGGCGGGCCGGGCGGCTCCGCGATCGACTACACCGAGCGGATCGCGGGACGCTACGACGCGGGCGTGCGCTCCAGCTTCGACCTGGTGGGCTTCGACCCGCGCGGCGTCGGCCGGTCCGCGCCGATCACCTGCCTGACCGGCCCGCGGATGGACGCGTACACCGCCACCGACCTCACCCCCGACGACCCGGGCGAGACCGACGCGCTGGTGGCCGCCGACAAGGAGTTCGCGGCCGGCTGCCGGGCCCAGGCGGGCGACCTGCTGGGCCACGTCTCCACCGTGGAGGCGGCCCGCGACATGGACGTGCTGCGCGGGCTGGTCGGCGACCGGAAGCTCAACTACGTCGGCAAGTCGTACGGCACCTTCCTGGGCGCGACGTACGCGGGCCTGTTCCCGGGCAAGGTCGGCAAGGTCGTCCTGGACGGCGCGATGGACCCCTCGCTGGACGCCGCCACCGGCAACCTCACCCAGGCCGGCGGCTTCGAGACCGCCTGGACGGCGTTCGCCGAGGACTGCGCCAAGCGCGACGACTGCCCCGTCGGCCGCAGCGCCGAGGAGGCCGGGAAGAAGCTCGACGCGCTGTTCGCCCAGCTCGACGCCAACCCGCTGCCGACCGAGCAGAACCGCCCGCTGACCGAGGCCCAGGCGCTCACCGGCGTCGCCGAGGCGATGTACGCCGAATCGCTCTGGCCCTACCTGCGCGAGGGCCTGACCACCGCACTGGCCGGCGACGGCAGCGCGCTGCTCAAGCTCGCCGACAGCTACTACGGGCGCGGCAGCGACGGCAGCTACGAGAACCTGATGTACGCCAACATGGCCGTCAACTGCCTCGACCTGCCCGCCCCGTTCGCCGACCCGGCCGCGGTCACCGCCGCGCTCCCCGCCTTCGAGAAGGCCGCCCCGCACTTCGGCCGCGACATGGCCTGGATGGCGCTCGGCTGCGGCTACTGGCCCGACAAGGCCACCGGCGCCCCGCACACCGTCCGGGCCGCCGGGTCCGACCCGATCGTGGTCGTCGGCACCACCCGGGACCCGGCCACCCCGTACGCCTGGGCGAAGTCGCTGGCCGGGCAGCTGGAGGCCGGGCGGCTGCTCACCTACGAGGGCGACGGGCACACCGCGTACCAGCGGCAGAACACCTGCATCGACGACGCGATCAACGGCTACCTGCTGGGCGGGGAGGCACCCGCCAACGGGAAGGTCTGCAAGGACTGA